The Apium graveolens cultivar Ventura chromosome 6, ASM990537v1, whole genome shotgun sequence genome contains a region encoding:
- the LOC141666159 gene encoding uncharacterized protein LOC141666159 — protein MVTEAAMMKEFIDSSDEPQGRGSRPRKSSNHPRERLSRGKNLMADYFVDRPIFNEDDFRRRYRMRPHVFNRIMTALCTQDSYWHQKTDAIGLLGLLPQQKMTAALRMLAYGAAADQCAEICRMGESTTLECMKTFCQQVEGLFGEEYLRAPTPADLRRLLTRGEQRGFPGMIGSIDCMHWEWKNCPSGWGGAYSGRKGRPTIILEAVASYDTWIWHAFFGVPGAQNDINVLGQSPVFDKVIAGNSPTVVFHVNGKRYNNAYYLADGIYPRYSIFVKTISNPATQSQKLFAKKQEAYRKDVERCFGILQSRWAILRHGARMHKRSTLRCIMMTCIILHNMIVEDEFVEEDFVEPVEEDLMNLLASQVYDGPVDNNGVRIPFAPVQRNGRNQQAFWDRIENLESAYIHTMLQNDLVEHNWAMEANQ, from the coding sequence ATGGTGACCGAAGCGGCAATGATGAAGGAGTTCATCGATAGCTCAGATGAACCACAAGGACGAGGCTCAAGACCTCGAAAATCTTCTAATCATCCCAGAGAAAGGCTATCAAGAGGAAAAAATCTCATGGCAGATTATTTCGTTGATCGTCCAATATTCAATGAAGATGATTTTCGTCGGAGGTATCGAATGCGTCCTCATGTTTTCAATCGCATCATGACCGCTCTTTGTACTCAAGATTCCTATTGGCATCAAAAAACAGATGCAATTGGATTATTGGGATTGTTACCACAACAAAAAATGACTGCTGCACTACGAATGCTAGCTTACGGTGCAGCGGCTGATCAGTGTGCCGAAATATGTCGAATGGGAGAATCAACCACACTTGAGTGTATGAAAACATTTTGTCAACAAGTAGAAGGTCTCTTTGGTGAAGAGTACCTTCGTGCTCCGACACCAGCAGATTTACGAAGGCTTTTAACAAGGGGAGAACAAAGGGGATTTCCAGGTATGATTGGAAGTATCGATTGTATGCACTGGGAATGGAAGAATTGTCCAAGCGGATGGGGAGGAGCTTATAGTGGTCGAAAAGGACGACCTACAATTATTCTAGAGGCGGTCGCTTCCTATGACACTTGGATCTGGCATGCTTTTTTTGGTGTGCCTGGAGCTCAGAACGATATTAATGTTCTAGGCCAGTCTCCTGTATTTGATAAAGTCATCGCAGGAAATAGCCCAACGGTGGTGTTTCACGTCAATGGAAAACGATACAACAATGCTTATTATCTTGCAGATGGAATTTACCCGAGGTATTCAATATTTGTAAAAACTATATCAAATCCTGCCACTCAATCACAAAAATTATTTGCTAAGAAACAAGAGGCATATCGCAAAGATGTGGAGAGGTGTTTTGGTATCTTGCAATCTCGATGGGCTATTCTTCGTCATGGTGCTCGGATGCATAAGCGTTCCACACTTAGATGTATCATGATGACTTGCATCATATTGCATAACATGATAGTTGAGGATGAATTTGTGGAAGAAGATTTTGTTGAGCCGGTTGAAGAAGATTTAATGAATCTATTAGCATCACAGGTTTATGATGGGCCAGTAGATAACAATGGAGTTCGAATTCCTTTTGCACCAGTACAAAGAAATGGAAGAAATCAACAAGCATTTTGGGATCGTATCGAGAACTTGGAATCAGCTTATATTCATACAATGCTTCAAAATGATTTGGTGGAGCATAACTGGGCAATGGAAGCTAATCAGTAG
- the LOC141668293 gene encoding protein SOB FIVE-LIKE 5-like, translating into MNPMFDRECSSGCESGWTSYLDHEDSFLSPYPSQKSGDDYIKQDEDDYEEEDMSMVSDASSGPPHFRDDEYYGNDLSNNGFFIQTPSDTTLPKNNGKRKKNSENRRQRGQEQQLSLLDDTASSPIFDISSNNIALSNNQVSTENMLDFSQAHSSTRYEGKSRFQEHYGFCKSPVTGTKLQQNQWIERKRVGMR; encoded by the exons ATGAATCCAATGTTTGATAGAGAATGCAGCAGTGGATGTGAATCTGGTTGGACTTCATATTTAGACCATGAAGACTCTTTTCTTTCTCCGTATCCGTCTCAGAAGAGTGGAGATGATTATATCAAACAGGATGAAGATGATTATGAAGAAGAAGATATGTCTATGGTGTCTGATGCATCCTCAGGGCCACCACATTTTCGCGACGATGAGTACTATGGGAATGATTTAAGCAACAATGGTTTCTTTATTCAGACACCAAGTGATACTACATTGCCTAAAAACAATGGTAAGAGGAAGAAAAACAGTGAAAATCGACGACAAAGAGGTCAAGAACAACAGCTTTCTTTACTTGATGATACTGCCAGTTCTCCGATCTTCGATATCTCTAGT AACAACATAGCACTCTCCAACAACCAGGTTTCTACAGAGAACATGTTGGACTTCTCACAGGCTCACTCTTCGACTCGATATGAG GGTAAATCTAGATTTCAAGAGCATTATGGTTTCTGCAAGTCTCCTGTAACCGGAACAAAACTGCAACAGAATCA GTGGATTGAAAGGAAGAGGGTGGGGATGAGATGA